The Cylindrospermopsis curvispora GIHE-G1 genome contains a region encoding:
- the speA gene encoding biosynthetic arginine decarboxylase, whose amino-acid sequence MGVESITDEIVKVHTNGHKSELKNQKHKKLLPPSTKSGDLSRSWKIEDSEDLYRIEGWGRPYFSINAAGHVTVSPKGDRGGSLDLFELVNALKQRNLGLPLLIRFSDILEDRIERLNSCFAKAIARYNYSGVYRGVFPVKCNQERHLIEDLVRFGKPHQFGLEAGSKPELMIALALLDTPGALLVCNGYKDREYIETAMLAQKLGQTPIIVLEQIEEVDLAIAASAQLGIKPILGVRAKLSTQGMGRWGTSTGDRAKFGLTIPEIMEAVDRLRSANLLDCLQLLHFHIGSQISAINVIKDAIQEASRIYVELAMLGADMKFLDVGGGLGVDYDGSQTNFYASKNYNMQNYANDIVAELKDTCSESKIPVPTLISESGRAIASHQSVLIFDVLSTSDVPLNPPEELQEGESPIIKYLWETYQCINKENYQEFYHDAAQFKEEAISRFNLGILRLQERAKAERLYWACCQKILEITRQQEYVPDELEDLEKIMASIYYINLSVFQSAPDCWAIDQLFPIMPIHRLDEEPTQRGILADLTCDSDGKIDRFIDLRDVKSVLELHKFNPDKPYYLGMFLNGAYQEIMGNLHNLFGDTNAVHIQLTPKGYQIEHVVKGDTMSEVVSYVQYDSEDMVENIRQRCEQALLEDRITLSESQRLLQTYEQSLRRYTYLNNS is encoded by the coding sequence ATGGGTGTCGAGTCAATTACCGATGAAATCGTCAAAGTTCATACTAATGGACATAAATCAGAATTGAAAAACCAAAAACATAAAAAACTACTACCCCCCAGCACTAAATCGGGTGATTTATCCCGCAGTTGGAAAATAGAGGATAGTGAAGATCTATATCGCATTGAAGGTTGGGGTAGACCTTATTTTTCCATTAATGCAGCAGGACATGTGACAGTCTCTCCCAAGGGAGATCGGGGGGGATCTCTGGACTTATTTGAGTTGGTCAATGCTTTAAAACAACGAAATCTAGGACTACCTTTGTTAATTCGTTTCTCTGATATTTTGGAGGATCGTATAGAGCGCTTAAACTCTTGCTTTGCTAAGGCGATCGCTCGCTATAATTATTCTGGAGTGTATAGGGGAGTTTTTCCAGTCAAATGCAACCAAGAACGGCACTTAATTGAAGATTTGGTGCGTTTTGGCAAGCCTCATCAGTTTGGACTGGAAGCAGGTTCTAAGCCAGAATTAATGATTGCTCTGGCTTTATTAGACACACCAGGAGCTTTATTAGTTTGTAATGGCTATAAAGACCGAGAATATATTGAAACAGCAATGTTGGCTCAAAAACTAGGACAAACTCCAATTATTGTCCTGGAACAAATTGAAGAGGTCGATTTAGCGATCGCAGCTAGTGCTCAGTTAGGGATTAAACCCATTTTGGGAGTACGGGCAAAATTAAGCACTCAAGGTATGGGTAGATGGGGAACTTCTACGGGAGACCGTGCTAAATTTGGCTTGACTATTCCAGAAATCATGGAAGCTGTGGATAGGTTAAGATCAGCCAATTTACTGGATTGTTTACAACTACTTCACTTTCATATTGGCTCACAAATTTCCGCGATTAATGTGATTAAAGATGCCATTCAAGAAGCTAGTCGTATCTATGTGGAACTGGCAATGTTAGGTGCTGACATGAAGTTCTTGGATGTGGGTGGTGGTTTAGGAGTAGATTATGATGGTTCCCAAACCAATTTCTATGCCTCTAAAAACTACAATATGCAAAACTATGCCAATGATATTGTAGCGGAGTTGAAAGATACATGCTCGGAAAGTAAAATTCCCGTACCTACCCTAATTAGTGAAAGTGGAAGAGCGATCGCATCACACCAGTCCGTGCTTATCTTTGATGTTTTAAGTACCAGTGATGTTCCACTGAATCCACCGGAGGAGCTCCAGGAAGGAGAATCCCCAATTATCAAATATTTGTGGGAGACATATCAGTGTATCAACAAAGAGAACTATCAGGAGTTCTATCATGACGCTGCCCAGTTCAAGGAAGAAGCGATTAGTCGATTTAACTTAGGCATATTACGTCTACAGGAGCGAGCCAAGGCTGAGCGTTTATACTGGGCTTGTTGTCAAAAAATCCTGGAAATTACTAGGCAACAAGAATATGTACCAGATGAATTGGAAGATCTGGAAAAAATCATGGCTTCTATCTACTACATTAATCTTTCCGTATTTCAATCAGCACCGGACTGTTGGGCCATAGACCAATTATTTCCCATCATGCCCATCCACCGTTTAGATGAAGAACCGACTCAAAGGGGTATTTTAGCAGATCTAACTTGTGATAGCGATGGCAAAATCGACCGATTTATCGATCTAAGAGATGTTAAATCGGTTTTAGAGCTGCATAAATTCAACCCTGATAAACCCTATTATTTAGGGATGTTCCTCAACGGTGCTTACCAAGAAATCATGGGCAACCTACATAACTTGTTTGGTGATACCAATGCTGTTCACATTCAACTTACGCCCAAAGGTTACCAAATTGAGCACGTTGTCAAAGGGGATACCATGAGCGAAGTAGTCAGTTATGTCCAGTATGATTCAGAAGACATGGTAGAAAATATTCGCCAGCGTTGTGAACAAGCTCTATTAGAAGACCGTATCACCTTATCCGAATCCCAAAGATTGCTGCAAACCTATGAACAAAGTCTGAGAAGATATACGTATCTAAATAACAGTTAA
- a CDS encoding sugar phosphate nucleotidyltransferase yields the protein MKAMILAAGKGTRVRPITYTIPKPMIPILQKPVMEFLLELLRKHGFDQIMVNVSHLAEEIENYFRDGQRFGVQIGYSFEGKIDDQGKLVGEAIGSAGGMRRIQDFSPFFDETFVVLCGDALIDLDLTAAVKWHRSKGAMATIITKSVPQEEVSSYGVVVTDHDNRVRAFQEKPSVEEALSTNINTGIYIFEPEVFKYIPSGVEYDIGSQLFPHLVEINAPFYAIPMDFEWVDIGKVPDYWRAIRGVLLGEIKNVQIPGYEVAPNIYTGLNVAVNWDRVDITGPVYIGAMTRIEDGAKIVGPSMIGPNCWICGGATVDNSVIFEWSRLGPGVRLVDKLVFGRYCVDKMGAAIDVQAAALDWLITDARQIPPAEIPPEHQAIAELLGAITV from the coding sequence ATGAAAGCAATGATTCTAGCAGCGGGTAAAGGCACTCGTGTACGCCCTATTACATATACCATTCCTAAACCAATGATTCCCATTCTGCAAAAGCCAGTAATGGAGTTTTTGCTAGAGTTATTGCGTAAACATGGGTTTGACCAGATCATGGTTAATGTGAGCCATTTAGCTGAGGAGATAGAAAATTATTTCCGTGATGGTCAAAGGTTCGGAGTGCAGATTGGTTATTCTTTTGAGGGTAAAATAGACGATCAAGGGAAATTAGTGGGGGAAGCTATCGGTTCAGCTGGGGGAATGCGTCGTATCCAAGATTTCTCACCTTTTTTTGATGAAACATTTGTAGTTTTGTGTGGTGATGCTTTAATTGATTTAGACCTCACCGCAGCAGTTAAGTGGCACAGGTCTAAGGGTGCAATGGCTACTATTATTACCAAGTCTGTCCCCCAAGAGGAAGTTTCTAGTTATGGTGTGGTTGTCACAGATCATGATAACCGAGTGCGAGCTTTTCAGGAAAAACCATCCGTTGAAGAAGCTCTCAGCACCAATATTAACACCGGTATTTATATCTTTGAGCCAGAAGTGTTTAAGTATATCCCATCCGGTGTTGAATATGACATTGGTAGTCAGTTGTTCCCCCACCTGGTGGAAATTAATGCTCCCTTTTATGCTATCCCCATGGATTTTGAATGGGTAGATATTGGTAAAGTACCTGATTATTGGCGGGCAATTCGCGGTGTTTTACTGGGAGAGATTAAAAATGTACAAATACCCGGTTATGAAGTTGCTCCAAATATATATACTGGTTTAAATGTAGCCGTAAATTGGGATCGGGTAGATATTACTGGACCTGTTTACATTGGTGCTATGACTCGAATTGAGGATGGGGCCAAAATTGTCGGACCATCCATGATTGGACCAAATTGCTGGATTTGTGGAGGTGCGACTGTGGATAATAGTGTGATTTTTGAATGGTCTCGCTTAGGTCCAGGAGTTCGCTTGGTAGATAAGTTGGTATTTGGACGGTATTGTGTAGATAAAATGGGCGCTGCTATTGACGTACAAGCAGCAGCTTTAGATTGGCTAATTACTGATGCACGTCAAATCCCACCCGCCGAAATTCCTCCAGAACACCAAGCGATCGCCGAGTTGTTAGGAGCAATTACAGTTTAG
- a CDS encoding segregation/condensation protein A — translation MDAKDLLATINNLIEQAKRGEIDPWDVEVVEVIDRYLEFMSPQSTTQGYESDLHQSGQAFLSASMLVLFKANTLMDLSRIDSAIDNSFEDVVTDDNNTESHSIERLQLERQLRRRTAAMPPPKRRVTLVELIEQLQIMASQLKEVEKPNKSERPRRQPTMKTMKAALELAHQENLTQVAVEVEQVLLLAAKEENSSEPSWGLEELVELWSGTQQANQVDKKSSSEHNSEHGNLVSVFWALLLLCAQSKVELFQEEFYQEVKVRLLRQK, via the coding sequence ATGGATGCCAAAGATCTGTTAGCAACAATTAACAACCTGATTGAACAGGCCAAAAGGGGAGAGATAGATCCCTGGGATGTGGAGGTAGTGGAGGTAATTGACCGGTATTTAGAATTCATGTCACCCCAAAGTACCACCCAAGGTTATGAATCAGATTTGCACCAGTCCGGTCAGGCTTTTCTATCCGCATCTATGCTTGTTCTGTTTAAAGCAAATACTTTAATGGATTTATCAAGAATAGATAGTGCAATAGATAATAGTTTTGAAGATGTAGTTACAGATGATAACAATACAGAGTCACATAGTATAGAGAGGTTGCAGTTAGAGAGGCAATTAAGAAGGCGGACCGCTGCCATGCCCCCACCTAAGCGTCGCGTTACTCTGGTAGAATTAATCGAGCAGTTACAGATTATGGCTAGTCAGCTAAAGGAGGTAGAAAAGCCAAACAAATCGGAGCGACCTAGGCGTCAGCCAACTATGAAAACCATGAAAGCGGCCTTAGAATTAGCCCACCAGGAAAATCTCACCCAGGTTGCTGTGGAGGTGGAACAGGTGTTGCTTCTAGCAGCAAAAGAAGAAAATTCATCAGAACCATCCTGGGGATTAGAAGAACTGGTAGAGTTGTGGAGTGGTACACAACAAGCAAATCAGGTGGACAAAAAATCTAGCAGTGAGCACAATTCCGAGCATGGTAACCTAGTCAGTGTGTTTTGGGCACTATTGCTCCTTTGTGCCCAGTCTAAAGTAGAGCTATTCCAGGAAGAATTTTATCAAGAAGTCAAAGTGCGGTTATTAAGACAGAAGTAG
- a CDS encoding AI-2E family transporter — protein MRLSASLQTILTYGLACPLIAVNVWLLSLLFHYFQHPITILSIAAILAFLLNYPVQLLEKARITRTYSVIIVLVITLTLLVILGFTLVPMLVEQTTQLLKNIPDWVTSSQENLSRLQVLARQKRLHIDFSVVSSQINASVQNILQQIASGAVGFAGTLLSGLLNIVLVVVLAFYMLIYGDRLWSGLINQLPSYIGLPLSKSLQLNFHNFFLSQLLLALFMVIALTPIFLFLRVPFALLFAIIIGISELVPVIGATLGIGFVTLLVSLQTWWLAFPVAMVAIIIQQIRDNILAPKLLGNFTGLNPLWIFIAILMGFEIGGLLGTLVAVPIAGTIKSTIDAIRNNGIT, from the coding sequence ATGCGACTTTCAGCTTCCCTGCAGACTATATTAACATACGGACTGGCTTGTCCACTTATCGCTGTGAATGTTTGGTTACTCTCTTTGTTGTTCCATTACTTCCAGCACCCAATCACTATCCTCAGCATCGCAGCTATTTTAGCTTTTTTGCTCAATTACCCTGTGCAGTTACTAGAAAAGGCCAGGATTACTAGAACTTACTCAGTAATAATAGTTTTAGTGATCACTTTAACCCTATTGGTGATTCTAGGTTTTACCCTAGTCCCCATGCTAGTTGAACAAACAACCCAGCTCCTCAAGAATATCCCCGATTGGGTGACTTCCAGTCAAGAAAATTTAAGTAGGTTACAGGTTTTAGCTCGTCAAAAGCGTTTGCATATTGATTTTAGTGTGGTTAGCAGTCAAATCAATGCCAGCGTGCAAAACATTCTACAACAAATTGCCTCCGGTGCAGTGGGTTTTGCTGGAACTTTATTGTCCGGACTGTTAAATATAGTCCTAGTCGTCGTATTGGCATTCTATATGCTGATATATGGCGATCGCTTGTGGTCTGGGTTAATTAATCAACTACCATCCTATATTGGATTACCCTTGAGTAAATCCTTACAATTGAATTTTCATAACTTTTTTTTGAGTCAACTGTTGTTAGCATTATTCATGGTAATCGCTTTAACACCAATTTTTTTATTTTTAAGAGTTCCCTTTGCCCTATTATTTGCAATTATTATAGGGATTTCCGAGCTAGTTCCTGTGATTGGTGCTACTTTAGGTATAGGGTTCGTGACCTTACTAGTATCCCTACAGACTTGGTGGTTAGCATTTCCAGTAGCAATGGTGGCAATCATCATACAACAGATCAGAGATAATATCCTAGCACCCAAATTACTTGGTAATTTTACCGGACTCAATCCTCTATGGATTTTCATTGCCATTTTGATGGGATTTGAAATTGGGGGTTTGCTGGGGACTTTAGTAGCAGTACCGATTGCGGGTACTATCAAGAGTACAATTGACGCGATTAGAAACAACGGAATAACTTAG
- the pdxH gene encoding pyridoxamine 5'-phosphate oxidase: protein MDRTIADLRQDYSLQELDEKSINGNPLVQFRMWFDQAIAAELPEPNAMTLATCSSDGKPSARMVLLKDFDERGFVLFTNYNSHKGQELTINPHAALVFWWAQLERQVRIVGGVEKISPQESDGYFEVRPHSSRLGAWASNQSEVIPHREFLQSKLLELEQKYENQLIPRPPHWGGFRVIPQQIEFWQGRSSRLHDRLLYTRLHNHDWKIERLSP, encoded by the coding sequence ATGGATAGAACTATAGCCGATCTTCGACAGGACTACTCTTTACAAGAACTAGACGAGAAAAGTATTAATGGTAATCCCCTTGTACAATTTAGAATGTGGTTTGATCAAGCTATAGCAGCGGAATTACCCGAACCTAATGCCATGACCCTGGCAACTTGCAGCTCTGACGGCAAACCTTCAGCCAGAATGGTCTTATTAAAAGACTTTGACGAGAGAGGTTTTGTGTTGTTTACTAATTATAATAGTCATAAAGGACAAGAATTAACGATAAATCCCCATGCAGCATTAGTTTTTTGGTGGGCACAATTGGAGCGTCAGGTGAGAATCGTGGGTGGGGTAGAAAAAATTTCCCCCCAGGAGTCTGATGGGTATTTTGAAGTGCGTCCCCATAGCAGTCGTTTAGGTGCTTGGGCTTCCAATCAAAGTGAAGTCATTCCCCATCGGGAGTTTTTGCAATCAAAACTGTTAGAACTTGAGCAAAAATATGAAAATCAATTAATACCCAGACCTCCTCACTGGGGAGGGTTTCGGGTGATTCCCCAGCAAATTGAATTTTGGCAGGGGCGCTCTAGTCGTTTACACGATAGATTACTGTATACCCGGTTGCATAATCATGATTGGAAAATAGAGCGGTTGTCGCCTTAA
- a CDS encoding DUF3153 domain-containing protein, which translates to MATYKTTRLVFKNSIHSRSLIKLAKNSKKVMMILIIFMSLILSGCVEYNLGINFHDSNNAEWVQHIRIAENLTSFSSDYLQEWFNVLSRRVSNIGGSTKYISPGELMVKIPFTHGQELEEKLANFYPRSLQTSLHEPINITSNITLKENNFLFLSRNNLIYQLDLRSLAGVVAQQNSSNTTQISLFNIDFTLKTPWGIKNINSTAKPLPPETNNRQITWQMQLGELNQINVVFWLPNMLSIGTLMIIILVWYGYYLKYSRSNTPKQG; encoded by the coding sequence ATGGCCACATACAAAACCACAAGGTTGGTTTTTAAAAACAGTATCCATAGCAGAAGCTTAATAAAGCTGGCAAAAAACTCCAAAAAGGTGATGATGATTTTAATCATCTTTATGTCCTTAATCTTATCCGGTTGTGTAGAATACAATCTGGGTATTAATTTCCATGACAGTAATAATGCTGAATGGGTACAACACATTCGGATTGCTGAAAACTTGACCAGTTTCAGCAGTGATTATTTACAGGAGTGGTTTAATGTTTTATCTCGTCGCGTTAGCAACATAGGGGGTTCCACCAAATATATTTCTCCTGGTGAACTGATGGTGAAAATACCTTTTACTCATGGTCAAGAACTAGAGGAGAAATTAGCCAATTTTTACCCACGCTCCCTACAAACCTCTCTCCATGAACCAATCAATATTACTTCCAACATAACTCTAAAAGAAAATAACTTTTTGTTCCTATCCAGAAATAATTTAATTTATCAATTGGATCTGCGCTCTTTAGCAGGAGTGGTCGCCCAGCAAAACAGTTCAAATACAACTCAAATTTCCCTCTTCAACATAGACTTTACCCTAAAAACACCCTGGGGAATCAAGAATATTAATTCCACGGCAAAACCTCTCCCACCAGAAACAAATAACCGACAAATAACATGGCAAATGCAACTGGGAGAGTTAAATCAAATAAATGTAGTGTTTTGGCTCCCCAATATGCTTAGTATTGGAACTTTGATGATTATTATTTTAGTTTGGTATGGTTACTACTTGAAATACTCCAGGTCAAACACACCCAAGCAAGGCTGA
- a CDS encoding outer membrane protein assembly factor BamD has product MGTENLETAKNLYSQGKIAFENGEYQQSVDNLEKATSLLSQNSRFAGEVNIWLVNAYEATGRSQEAIALCQQLSHHPHYEVKSQAKRLVYILKAPKLKRPKEWMTEIPDFATISERQTKTLIAPQKSTLPKKSPDSEYVDLSQVNTQDNLFIWVALIIAACTISYLVWLSF; this is encoded by the coding sequence ATGGGCACAGAAAACCTAGAAACTGCGAAAAATCTCTACTCCCAGGGCAAAATTGCCTTTGAGAACGGTGAATATCAACAATCTGTAGATAACTTGGAAAAAGCTACTAGTCTACTGTCGCAAAATTCTCGCTTTGCTGGAGAAGTAAATATCTGGTTAGTTAACGCTTATGAAGCTACGGGAAGATCCCAAGAGGCGATCGCCCTTTGTCAACAACTTTCCCATCATCCCCATTATGAAGTTAAATCCCAGGCTAAGCGCTTAGTCTACATATTAAAAGCTCCCAAACTTAAACGACCAAAAGAATGGATGACAGAGATACCTGATTTTGCTACAATTTCTGAGCGTCAAACCAAAACCCTAATTGCTCCGCAAAAATCAACTTTGCCCAAGAAGTCCCCGGATTCAGAATATGTGGATCTTAGTCAGGTAAACACACAGGATAATCTTTTTATTTGGGTGGCTTTAATTATTGCTGCTTGTACTATTTCCTATTTAGTTTGGTTGAGTTTCTGA
- the argB gene encoding acetylglutamate kinase translates to MMVNDIEYIRQAEATRVKILSEALPYIQQFSGRTVVVKYGGAAMKDSSLKDKVIRDIVFLSCVGLRPILVHGGGPEINSWLDKLGIEPQFKNGLRVTDAPTMDVVEMVLVGRVNKEIVSLINQSGGMAVGLCGKDGNLITARPQGDESIGFVGEVSSVNIKVLETLSKSGYIPVVSSVAADDSGQAYNINADTVAGEIAAALGAEKLILLTDTRGILTNYKDPSTLIPKVDIREARELINDGIVSGGMIPKVNCCVRSLAQGVKAAHIIDGRIPHALLLEIFTDVGIGTMILGSQFQ, encoded by the coding sequence ATAATGGTTAACGATATTGAGTATATCAGGCAAGCAGAAGCCACCCGCGTTAAGATTCTCAGCGAAGCTCTACCATATATCCAACAGTTTTCAGGTCGTACCGTAGTAGTCAAATACGGAGGTGCGGCAATGAAAGACAGTAGTCTTAAAGACAAAGTTATTCGTGACATTGTATTTTTATCTTGTGTCGGTCTAAGACCAATTTTGGTTCATGGTGGTGGTCCTGAGATTAATAGCTGGTTGGATAAACTAGGGATCGAACCACAATTTAAAAATGGCCTGCGAGTAACCGATGCACCAACCATGGATGTGGTAGAAATGGTGCTGGTAGGTAGAGTCAATAAAGAAATAGTCTCTCTGATTAACCAATCTGGTGGTATGGCAGTGGGACTTTGTGGTAAAGATGGTAACTTGATTACTGCTCGTCCCCAGGGAGATGAAAGTATTGGTTTTGTGGGGGAAGTCAGCAGTGTTAATATCAAGGTTCTAGAAACCCTTTCTAAAAGTGGTTATATTCCAGTAGTTTCTAGCGTAGCAGCTGACGATAGCGGACAGGCTTATAACATTAACGCTGATACGGTAGCAGGAGAAATAGCAGCTGCTTTAGGAGCGGAAAAGTTAATTTTATTAACGGATACTAGGGGGATTTTAACAAACTACAAGGATCCATCTACTTTGATTCCTAAAGTGGATATTAGAGAAGCAAGAGAATTGATTAATGATGGTATAGTGAGTGGGGGTATGATCCCTAAGGTTAACTGTTGTGTGCGCTCTCTTGCTCAGGGGGTAAAGGCCGCCCATATAATTGATGGTCGTATTCCCCATGCTCTATTGTTAGAAATATTCACGGATGTGGGGATTGGAACTATGATCTTAGGATCTCAGTTTCAGTAA
- a CDS encoding shikimate kinase translates to MDASIKQLLKGVNLYLIGMMGSGKTTIGSLLAQAVNYSFIDTDEIIVKAAGKPISDIFTTEGEPAFRQLESNVLAQVCAYTKLTIATGGGIVLRRENWSYLHHGLIIWLNVPVEILLERLKEDQTRPLLQDPDPQSKLRSLLDERYSLYSQADLHIEITQQETPEQTVTNIVQAIPRVLKTPVEKSQN, encoded by the coding sequence ATGGATGCTTCAATCAAGCAATTATTAAAAGGAGTAAACCTATATTTAATTGGCATGATGGGAAGTGGTAAAACTACCATTGGTAGTTTACTAGCACAAGCAGTCAATTATAGTTTTATAGATACTGATGAAATTATAGTCAAAGCTGCGGGTAAACCCATCAGCGATATTTTCACCACCGAGGGAGAACCAGCATTTCGTCAACTGGAAAGTAATGTTTTAGCTCAGGTCTGTGCCTATACTAAATTAACCATTGCTACGGGTGGAGGCATTGTTCTGCGCCGAGAAAATTGGAGTTATCTCCATCATGGGTTAATAATTTGGCTTAATGTACCAGTAGAAATACTACTAGAGCGATTAAAGGAAGATCAAACAAGACCTCTTTTACAAGACCCAGACCCCCAGAGTAAATTGCGATCGCTTTTAGATGAGCGTTATAGTTTGTACTCCCAGGCTGATTTACATATTGAGATTACCCAACAGGAAACACCAGAACAGACTGTAACCAATATTGTGCAGGCAATTCCTAGAGTTCTGAAAACACCGGTGGAGAAATCCCAAAATTAA
- a CDS encoding LapA family protein encodes MVSRKLPFLVVTLVGLMILLVQNLAPSLPLMFLGMRSRPLPLALWILFSITAGGLTSLLINTFVSTLWKITGYSTTQTGSSAPPSGSKSFDTYNQENTHSVNHPPRSRNGNDDTGDKFDDWQMGSQEGDDWDFTQPPKSPTQRNVSPSDSVYSYSSQSPKNTGVGKAESIYDADYRVIIPPYQPPSTNPSDNDTDDDWDFLTDEE; translated from the coding sequence GTGGTGAGTAGAAAATTACCTTTTTTAGTGGTAACACTGGTGGGACTAATGATTTTATTAGTCCAAAATCTTGCTCCTAGCTTACCTCTAATGTTCTTGGGAATGCGGAGTCGTCCCCTACCCCTAGCTTTGTGGATTTTATTTAGCATTACTGCTGGTGGTTTAACATCCTTACTTATTAATACCTTCGTTAGCACCCTGTGGAAAATCACTGGGTACTCCACCACTCAGACCGGTTCATCTGCTCCCCCAAGCGGATCAAAATCTTTTGATACCTATAATCAAGAGAATACACATTCTGTCAATCATCCACCCAGGTCAAGAAATGGCAATGATGACACCGGTGATAAATTTGATGATTGGCAAATGGGTTCCCAGGAAGGTGATGACTGGGATTTCACCCAACCACCAAAATCACCAACCCAACGGAATGTTTCTCCTTCCGACTCCGTTTATTCCTACAGTTCCCAGTCACCTAAAAATACTGGGGTGGGCAAGGCTGAATCAATTTATGATGCGGACTATCGAGTCATTATTCCCCCCTATCAACCCCCAAGCACCAACCCAAGTGATAATGATACTGATGATGATTGGGATTTTTTGACAGATGAGGAATAG
- the prfB gene encoding peptide chain release factor 2 (programmed frameshift), translating to MEVLELKREIEVLCNRLGKTQDYLDVPAVKAKIQDLEQISAQPEFWEDQNQAQQTLQELNDLKSHLDQYYHWQANLEDTKAVVELLELEADEGLLQEAETTINQMHRDLDQWELQQLLSGPYDSQGAVLTINAGAGGTDAQDWAFMLMRMYTRWAEAHGYKVTLAEESEGDEAGIKSATLEITGRYAYGYLRAEMGTHRLVRISPFNANGKRQTSFAGVEVMPQIDNSVTLEIPEKDLEITTSRAGGKGGQNVNKVETAVRIVHIPTGVAVRCTEERSQLQNKEKALARLKAKLLVIAREQRAQEIAEIRGDMVEASWGNQIRNYVFHPYQIVKDLRTNIETTAISDVMNGDLDNFIQAYLRQENQLVTSGE from the exons ATGGAAGTTCTAGAACTAAAACGGGAAATAGAAGTATTGTGTAATCGCCTGGGTAAAACCCAGGACTATCTT GACGTACCTGCAGTCAAAGCCAAAATTCAAGACCTGGAACAGATCTCAGCCCAACCAGAATTTTGGGAAGACCAAAACCAGGCACAACAAACACTTCAGGAGCTAAATGACCTCAAATCTCACCTAGATCAGTATTACCACTGGCAGGCTAACTTAGAAGATACTAAAGCAGTAGTGGAACTATTGGAACTAGAAGCAGATGAAGGACTCTTACAGGAAGCTGAAACTACCATTAACCAAATGCACCGCGATCTGGATCAGTGGGAGTTGCAACAACTACTTTCTGGACCCTATGATAGCCAGGGCGCAGTCCTAACAATCAATGCAGGTGCAGGAGGAACGGATGCCCAAGACTGGGCATTTATGCTGATGCGGATGTACACCCGTTGGGCAGAAGCCCATGGCTATAAGGTGACACTAGCTGAAGAATCTGAAGGTGATGAAGCGGGGATAAAATCAGCTACCCTGGAAATTACAGGTCGTTATGCCTATGGTTATCTACGCGCAGAAATGGGAACCCATCGGTTAGTGAGAATTTCTCCTTTTAATGCCAATGGTAAACGCCAAACTAGTTTTGCTGGAGTGGAAGTTATGCCACAAATAGATAACTCCGTTACCCTAGAAATACCAGAGAAAGATTTAGAAATCACTACCTCCAGAGCAGGGGGTAAGGGTGGACAAAACGTCAACAAGGTGGAAACAGCAGTGCGCATAGTTCATATTCCTACAGGAGTAGCAGTGCGTTGTACAGAAGAGCGATCGCAATTACAAAATAAGGAGAAAGCTTTGGCTCGTCTCAAGGCTAAACTTTTAGTTATTGCCAGGGAACAACGTGCCCAAGAGATAGCTGAAATTCGTGGTGACATGGTGGAAGCATCCTGGGGCAATCAAATACGTAACTATGTTTTTCATCCTTACCAAATAGTAAAAGACTTGCGTACAAACATTGAAACCACAGCTATTAGTGATGTGATGAATGGTGATCTGGATAATTTTATTCAGGCATATCTCAGGCAAGAAAATCAATTGGTAACTAGTGGTGAGTAG